In one Silene latifolia isolate original U9 population chromosome 10, ASM4854445v1, whole genome shotgun sequence genomic region, the following are encoded:
- the LOC141604805 gene encoding protein ALTERED SEED GERMINATION 2 isoform X1, with protein MDFSSFGFHDGNITNLIDHRTIDLRHDVNHKLQMHSSMVQRLSLERELEGHLGCVNTIAWNSAGSLLISGSDDTRINIWRYSDRELINSIDTGHSSNIFCTKFVPETSDEIVASGAGDAEVRVFNVSRLSGSRAEETSITPSAHFQCHTRRVKKLAVEVGNPNVIWSASEDGTLRQHDLREGCSCPPAGASNQECRNVLLDLRGAAKKSLAEPPKQPLLLKTCDISATRPHQLLVGGSDAFARLYDRRMLPPLSSCTRKISPPPCVNYFCPMHLSERGRSSLSLTHVTFSPNGEEVLINYSGEHVYLMDVNQGSGCVQYTSGDVAKLSSFSPILNGVNMSHPRGATSDENSTVRSCSTVQVVELSNQLKKCRKLVKLAKNCLHDGSNYYYGIEACNEVLDGGYKIDPKLEHECLFLRAALLLKRKWKNDAHIAVKDLNKALKIDSSSLEALLCMSEALSLLGKHKEALDFALAAQCLAPSSVEVAERVEIIQKQLSEAEDEKNKPNDRGHKFESRAGRGLSLSDIIYRSEGNSDASQDGPRSEREDSDYDEELELDFETSASGDEGRDADPNVLHGSLNLRFHRRPESSREAVGLNGSCGSPSYSSQNDKKSYQPETVIDMKRRYIGHCNVGTDIKQASFLGQTGNYVATGSDDGRWFIWEKKTGRLIKMLMGDEAVVNCVQCHPFDTVVATSGIDSTIKIWTPTAPDPSMVAGGSAGPDTDNFLEAMESNQQRLCRTREAILPFELLERFQIHDFAEGTMHPFECAQS; from the exons ATGGATTTCTCTTCATTTGGATTTCATGACGGTAACATTACCAATTTGATTGATCACCGCACCATTGACTTACGCCAT GATGTCAATCATAAATTGCAAATGCACTCGTCTATGGTACAAAGGCTGTCACTGGAAAGAGAGTTGGAG GGGCACCTAGGCTGCGTCAATACTATTGCGTGGAACTCAGCAGGTTCTCTCCTGATATCTGGATCAGATGATACTCGA ATTAATATTTGGAGGTATTCTGACCGTGAGCTTATAAATAGCATTGACACAGGCCATTCCTCCAACATATTTTGCACTAAATTTGTACCTGAGACTTCTGACGAAATTGTTGCTTCTGGAGCTGGTGATGCGGAG GTTCGTGTATTTAACGTTTCTCGCTTAAGTGGGAGTAGGGCCGAAGAGACGTCTATAACTCCCTCAGCTCATTTTCAATGTCACACAAGAAGGGTTAAAAAGTTGGCG GTTGAAGTTGGAAATCCAAATGTGATTTGGAGTGCTAGTGAAGATGGGACTCTGAGGCAGCACGATCTTCGGGAAGGGTGTTCTTGTCCTCCTGCTGGAGCTTCCAATCAGGAATGTCGGAATGTTCTC CTTGATTTGCGTGGCGCTGCGAAAAAGTCTTTAGCTGAACCTCCTAAACAGCCTCTTCTACTCAAGACTTGTGATATCAGTGCTACCAGGCCTCATCAACTCCTTGTCGGAGGAAG CGATGCGTTTGCTCGTTTATATGATAGAAGAATGCTGCCGCCACTTTCATCCTGTACCAGAAAAATTTCACCACCTCCATGTGTCAATTATTTTTGCCCTATGCATCTCTCTGAACGG GGACGATCAAGCTTAAGTCTGACTCATGTGACTTTCAGCCCCAATGGAGAAGAAGTCCTTATAAACTACAGTGGAGAACACGTGTACCTGATGGATGTAAATCAAG GTAGTGGATGTGTTCAGTATACATCTGGAGATGTTGCAAAGCTCTCTAGCTTTTCTCCTATTCTTAATGGTGTGAACATGTCCCATCCAAGGGGTGCTACTAGTGATGAAAATTCAACTGTCCGGAGCTGTTCTACTGTACAG GTTGTTGAACTCTCAAATCAGCTTAAAAAGTGCAGAAAACTAGTGAAGCTTGCGAAAAATTGCTTGCATGATGGGTCAAATTATTACTATGGTATCGAAGCATGCAACGAAGTACTGGATGGAGGTTATAAAATCGATCCAAAGCTTGAGCATGAATGTCTTTTCTTACGAGCTGCATTGCTACTTAAG AGGAAGTGGAAAAATGATGCTCACATTGCTGTTAAAGATCTGAACAAAGCTCTAAAAATTGATTCATCTTCATTGGAAGCACTCTTGTGCATGTCTGAAGCATTATCGCTG TTGGGCAAGCACAAAGAAGCTCTAGATTTTGCTCTTGCAGCCCAATGTCTGGCCCCGTCAAGCGTTGAAGTCGCAGAAAGGGTGGAAATAATACAGAAGCAGCTATCAGAAG CTGAAGATGAAAAGAACAAGCCAAATGATAGGGGACATAAGTTTGAATCACGAGCTGGCAGAGGATTATCACTAAGTGACATAATTTATCGCTCGGAAGGAAATAGTGATGCTTCACAAGATGGTCCGAGATCTGAAAGAGAGGACTCTGATTATGATGAAGAACTAGAGTTAGACTTTGAGACGTCGGCATCAGGGGACGAGGGTCGTGATGCTGACCCCAATGTTCTTCATGGAAGTTTGAATTTGAGATTCCATAGAAGGCCTGAATCATCAAGAGAAGCTGTTGGTTTAAATGGCTCATGCGGGTCTCCTTCCTATTCCAGCCAAAATGATAAAAAAAGCTACCAG CCAGAAACTGTCATTGATATGAAGCGGCGATATATTGGGCACTGTAATGTAGGAACTGACATAAAACAAGCCAGCTTTTTAGGCCAGACTg GTAACTATGTGGCTACTGGAAGTGATGATGGTAGATGGTTCATTTGGGAAAAGAAAACGGGTAGATTGATAAAGATGCTAATGGGTGATGAAGCTG TGGTCAATTGTGTCCAGTGCCATCCATTTGACACTGTTGTGGCTACTAGTGGAATAGATAGCACTATTAAG ATATGGACTCCAACTGCTCCAGATCCGTCAATGGTGGCGGGTGGGTCTGCAGGTCCAGATACAGATAACTTCTTGGAAGCCATGGAAAGCAATCAACAAAGATTATGCCGGACACGCGAAGCTATTCT GCCATTTGAGCTACTAGAGAGATTCCAGATCCATGATTTTGCGGAAGGAACTATGCATCCGTTTGAGTGTGCTCAGAGCTAG
- the LOC141604805 gene encoding protein ALTERED SEED GERMINATION 2 isoform X2 produces MDFSSFGFHDGNITNLIDHRTIDLRHDVNHKLQMHSSMVQRLSLERELEGHLGCVNTIAWNSAGSLLISGSDDTRINIWRYSDRELINSIDTGHSSNIFCTKFVPETSDEIVASGAGDAEVRVFNVSRLSGSRAEETSITPSAHFQCHTRRVKKLAVEVGNPNVIWSASEDGTLRQHDLREGCSCPPAGASNQECRNVLLDLRGAAKKSLAEPPKQPLLLKTCDISATRPHQLLVGGSDAFARLYDRRMLPPLSSCTRKISPPPCVNYFCPMHLSERGRSSLSLTHVTFSPNGEEVLINYSGEHVYLMDVNQGSGCVQYTSGDVAKLSSFSPILNGVNMSHPRGATSDENSTVRSCSTVQLKKCRKLVKLAKNCLHDGSNYYYGIEACNEVLDGGYKIDPKLEHECLFLRAALLLKRKWKNDAHIAVKDLNKALKIDSSSLEALLCMSEALSLLGKHKEALDFALAAQCLAPSSVEVAERVEIIQKQLSEAEDEKNKPNDRGHKFESRAGRGLSLSDIIYRSEGNSDASQDGPRSEREDSDYDEELELDFETSASGDEGRDADPNVLHGSLNLRFHRRPESSREAVGLNGSCGSPSYSSQNDKKSYQPETVIDMKRRYIGHCNVGTDIKQASFLGQTGNYVATGSDDGRWFIWEKKTGRLIKMLMGDEAVVNCVQCHPFDTVVATSGIDSTIKIWTPTAPDPSMVAGGSAGPDTDNFLEAMESNQQRLCRTREAILPFELLERFQIHDFAEGTMHPFECAQS; encoded by the exons ATGGATTTCTCTTCATTTGGATTTCATGACGGTAACATTACCAATTTGATTGATCACCGCACCATTGACTTACGCCAT GATGTCAATCATAAATTGCAAATGCACTCGTCTATGGTACAAAGGCTGTCACTGGAAAGAGAGTTGGAG GGGCACCTAGGCTGCGTCAATACTATTGCGTGGAACTCAGCAGGTTCTCTCCTGATATCTGGATCAGATGATACTCGA ATTAATATTTGGAGGTATTCTGACCGTGAGCTTATAAATAGCATTGACACAGGCCATTCCTCCAACATATTTTGCACTAAATTTGTACCTGAGACTTCTGACGAAATTGTTGCTTCTGGAGCTGGTGATGCGGAG GTTCGTGTATTTAACGTTTCTCGCTTAAGTGGGAGTAGGGCCGAAGAGACGTCTATAACTCCCTCAGCTCATTTTCAATGTCACACAAGAAGGGTTAAAAAGTTGGCG GTTGAAGTTGGAAATCCAAATGTGATTTGGAGTGCTAGTGAAGATGGGACTCTGAGGCAGCACGATCTTCGGGAAGGGTGTTCTTGTCCTCCTGCTGGAGCTTCCAATCAGGAATGTCGGAATGTTCTC CTTGATTTGCGTGGCGCTGCGAAAAAGTCTTTAGCTGAACCTCCTAAACAGCCTCTTCTACTCAAGACTTGTGATATCAGTGCTACCAGGCCTCATCAACTCCTTGTCGGAGGAAG CGATGCGTTTGCTCGTTTATATGATAGAAGAATGCTGCCGCCACTTTCATCCTGTACCAGAAAAATTTCACCACCTCCATGTGTCAATTATTTTTGCCCTATGCATCTCTCTGAACGG GGACGATCAAGCTTAAGTCTGACTCATGTGACTTTCAGCCCCAATGGAGAAGAAGTCCTTATAAACTACAGTGGAGAACACGTGTACCTGATGGATGTAAATCAAG GTAGTGGATGTGTTCAGTATACATCTGGAGATGTTGCAAAGCTCTCTAGCTTTTCTCCTATTCTTAATGGTGTGAACATGTCCCATCCAAGGGGTGCTACTAGTGATGAAAATTCAACTGTCCGGAGCTGTTCTACTGTACAG CTTAAAAAGTGCAGAAAACTAGTGAAGCTTGCGAAAAATTGCTTGCATGATGGGTCAAATTATTACTATGGTATCGAAGCATGCAACGAAGTACTGGATGGAGGTTATAAAATCGATCCAAAGCTTGAGCATGAATGTCTTTTCTTACGAGCTGCATTGCTACTTAAG AGGAAGTGGAAAAATGATGCTCACATTGCTGTTAAAGATCTGAACAAAGCTCTAAAAATTGATTCATCTTCATTGGAAGCACTCTTGTGCATGTCTGAAGCATTATCGCTG TTGGGCAAGCACAAAGAAGCTCTAGATTTTGCTCTTGCAGCCCAATGTCTGGCCCCGTCAAGCGTTGAAGTCGCAGAAAGGGTGGAAATAATACAGAAGCAGCTATCAGAAG CTGAAGATGAAAAGAACAAGCCAAATGATAGGGGACATAAGTTTGAATCACGAGCTGGCAGAGGATTATCACTAAGTGACATAATTTATCGCTCGGAAGGAAATAGTGATGCTTCACAAGATGGTCCGAGATCTGAAAGAGAGGACTCTGATTATGATGAAGAACTAGAGTTAGACTTTGAGACGTCGGCATCAGGGGACGAGGGTCGTGATGCTGACCCCAATGTTCTTCATGGAAGTTTGAATTTGAGATTCCATAGAAGGCCTGAATCATCAAGAGAAGCTGTTGGTTTAAATGGCTCATGCGGGTCTCCTTCCTATTCCAGCCAAAATGATAAAAAAAGCTACCAG CCAGAAACTGTCATTGATATGAAGCGGCGATATATTGGGCACTGTAATGTAGGAACTGACATAAAACAAGCCAGCTTTTTAGGCCAGACTg GTAACTATGTGGCTACTGGAAGTGATGATGGTAGATGGTTCATTTGGGAAAAGAAAACGGGTAGATTGATAAAGATGCTAATGGGTGATGAAGCTG TGGTCAATTGTGTCCAGTGCCATCCATTTGACACTGTTGTGGCTACTAGTGGAATAGATAGCACTATTAAG ATATGGACTCCAACTGCTCCAGATCCGTCAATGGTGGCGGGTGGGTCTGCAGGTCCAGATACAGATAACTTCTTGGAAGCCATGGAAAGCAATCAACAAAGATTATGCCGGACACGCGAAGCTATTCT GCCATTTGAGCTACTAGAGAGATTCCAGATCCATGATTTTGCGGAAGGAACTATGCATCCGTTTGAGTGTGCTCAGAGCTAG
- the LOC141604807 gene encoding putative protein phosphatase 2C 26 isoform X2 — protein sequence MAGSRVMMSGSGSSRVWVTEFQSLRKSSYLPVFRIPFLSVSTAAASQLTLHPIKSEMSLCIGTHVIPHPDKIERGGEDAFFTSSFNGGAIAVADGVSGWAEQNVDPALFSRELIANASSMAEDTEVNYDPQVLLRKAHAATTSKGSATVIVAMMQQNGILKVANVGDCGLRVIRKGQVMFTTCPQEHYFDCPYQLSSEATTQTYLDAVVSTVGLVEGDVIVMGSDGLFDNVYDREIVSTIGSNNDVTEAAKALARLARDHSMDYGFDSPYSSEARTKGIDVPDWKKLLGMRLTGGKVDDITVVVGKAVKLAV from the exons ATGGCGGGGAGCAGAGTGATGATGAGTGGCAGTGGTAGTAGTAGAGTATGGGTGACTGAATTTCAAAGCTTAAGGAAGAGTTCATATCTACCCGTTTTTCGGATTCCGTTTCTCTCAGTTTCAACTGCTGCTGCTTCTCAACTCACTCTTCATCCTATCAA GTCTGAAATGTCGCTTTGTATCGGAACGCACGTTATACCTCATCCAGATAAG ATTGAGAGGGGAGGGGAAGATGCTTTCTTTACTAGCAGCTTTAATGGCGGAGCAATAGCTGTTGCAGATGGTGTCTCTGG ATGGGCGGAACAGAATGTTGATCCTGCACTCTTTTCTAGGGAGTTGATTGCCAATGCTTCTTCTATGGCTGAGGATACAGAG GTAAATTACGACCCACAGGTTCTGTTACGGAAGGCTCATGCTGCAACCACTTCTAAAGGTTCAGCAACAGT AATTGTGGCTATGATGCAACAAAACGGAATTCTTAAGGTAGCAAATGTCGGAGACTGTGGACTGCGTGTCATTCGCAAAG GACAAGTAATGTTTACGACATGCCCTCAAGAACATTACTTTGATTGCCCTTATCAACTCAGCTCAGAAGCTACAACGCAAACATACCTAGATGCTGTG GTTAGCACTGTCGGATTAGTGGAGGGAGACGTAATAGTCATGGGATCTGATGGGCTTTTCGACAATGTTTATGATCGGGAAATAGTATCAACTATTGGCAGCAACAATGACGTTACTGAAGCTG CCAAGGCGTTAGCTAGGCTGGCTCGAGATCATTCAATGGACTACGGTTTTGATTCCCCTTATTCATCAGAAGCCCGTACCAAG GGTATTGACGTACCAGATTGGAAGAAGTTGTTGGGCATGAGGCTAACAG GAGGAAAAGTAGACGATATCACGGTTGTGGTTGGTAAAGCTGTAAAGTTAGCTGTTTGA
- the LOC141604807 gene encoding putative protein phosphatase 2C 26 isoform X1, with the protein MAGSRVMMSGSGSSRVWVTEFQSLRKSSYLPVFRIPFLSVSTAAASQLTLHPIKSEMSLCIGTHVIPHPDKIERGGEDAFFTSSFNGGAIAVADGVSGWAEQNVDPALFSRELIANASSMAEDTEVNYDPQVLLRKAHAATTSKGSATVIVAMMQQNGILKVANVGDCGLRVIRKGQVMFTTCPQEHYFDCPYQLSSEATTQTYLDAVVSTVGLVEGDVIVMGSDGLFDNVYDREIVSTIGSNNDVTEAVCRLAKALARLARDHSMDYGFDSPYSSEARTKGIDVPDWKKLLGMRLTGGKVDDITVVVGKAVKLAV; encoded by the exons ATGGCGGGGAGCAGAGTGATGATGAGTGGCAGTGGTAGTAGTAGAGTATGGGTGACTGAATTTCAAAGCTTAAGGAAGAGTTCATATCTACCCGTTTTTCGGATTCCGTTTCTCTCAGTTTCAACTGCTGCTGCTTCTCAACTCACTCTTCATCCTATCAA GTCTGAAATGTCGCTTTGTATCGGAACGCACGTTATACCTCATCCAGATAAG ATTGAGAGGGGAGGGGAAGATGCTTTCTTTACTAGCAGCTTTAATGGCGGAGCAATAGCTGTTGCAGATGGTGTCTCTGG ATGGGCGGAACAGAATGTTGATCCTGCACTCTTTTCTAGGGAGTTGATTGCCAATGCTTCTTCTATGGCTGAGGATACAGAG GTAAATTACGACCCACAGGTTCTGTTACGGAAGGCTCATGCTGCAACCACTTCTAAAGGTTCAGCAACAGT AATTGTGGCTATGATGCAACAAAACGGAATTCTTAAGGTAGCAAATGTCGGAGACTGTGGACTGCGTGTCATTCGCAAAG GACAAGTAATGTTTACGACATGCCCTCAAGAACATTACTTTGATTGCCCTTATCAACTCAGCTCAGAAGCTACAACGCAAACATACCTAGATGCTGTG GTTAGCACTGTCGGATTAGTGGAGGGAGACGTAATAGTCATGGGATCTGATGGGCTTTTCGACAATGTTTATGATCGGGAAATAGTATCAACTATTGGCAGCAACAATGACGTTACTGAAGCTG TTTGTCGTCTAGCCAAGGCGTTAGCTAGGCTGGCTCGAGATCATTCAATGGACTACGGTTTTGATTCCCCTTATTCATCAGAAGCCCGTACCAAG GGTATTGACGTACCAGATTGGAAGAAGTTGTTGGGCATGAGGCTAACAG GAGGAAAAGTAGACGATATCACGGTTGTGGTTGGTAAAGCTGTAAAGTTAGCTGTTTGA
- the LOC141604807 gene encoding putative protein phosphatase 2C 1 isoform X3, whose product MLHTLWPNRNLYFACSKIERGGEDAFFTSSFNGGAIAVADGVSGWAEQNVDPALFSRELIANASSMAEDTEVNYDPQVLLRKAHAATTSKGSATVIVAMMQQNGILKVANVGDCGLRVIRKGQVMFTTCPQEHYFDCPYQLSSEATTQTYLDAVVSTVGLVEGDVIVMGSDGLFDNVYDREIVSTIGSNNDVTEAAKALARLARDHSMDYGFDSPYSSEARTKGIDVPDWKKLLGMRLTGGKVDDITVVVGKAVKLAV is encoded by the exons ATGTTACATACATTGTGGCCTAACCGAAATCTGTATTTTGCTTGTTCGAAGATTGAGAGGGGAGGGGAAGATGCTTTCTTTACTAGCAGCTTTAATGGCGGAGCAATAGCTGTTGCAGATGGTGTCTCTGG ATGGGCGGAACAGAATGTTGATCCTGCACTCTTTTCTAGGGAGTTGATTGCCAATGCTTCTTCTATGGCTGAGGATACAGAG GTAAATTACGACCCACAGGTTCTGTTACGGAAGGCTCATGCTGCAACCACTTCTAAAGGTTCAGCAACAGT AATTGTGGCTATGATGCAACAAAACGGAATTCTTAAGGTAGCAAATGTCGGAGACTGTGGACTGCGTGTCATTCGCAAAG GACAAGTAATGTTTACGACATGCCCTCAAGAACATTACTTTGATTGCCCTTATCAACTCAGCTCAGAAGCTACAACGCAAACATACCTAGATGCTGTG GTTAGCACTGTCGGATTAGTGGAGGGAGACGTAATAGTCATGGGATCTGATGGGCTTTTCGACAATGTTTATGATCGGGAAATAGTATCAACTATTGGCAGCAACAATGACGTTACTGAAGCTG CCAAGGCGTTAGCTAGGCTGGCTCGAGATCATTCAATGGACTACGGTTTTGATTCCCCTTATTCATCAGAAGCCCGTACCAAG GGTATTGACGTACCAGATTGGAAGAAGTTGTTGGGCATGAGGCTAACAG GAGGAAAAGTAGACGATATCACGGTTGTGGTTGGTAAAGCTGTAAAGTTAGCTGTTTGA
- the LOC141604807 gene encoding putative protein phosphatase 2C 1 isoform X4, which produces MLQPLLKVQQQCRIVAMMQQNGILKVANVGDCGLRVIRKGQVMFTTCPQEHYFDCPYQLSSEATTQTYLDAVVSTVGLVEGDVIVMGSDGLFDNVYDREIVSTIGSNNDVTEAAKALARLARDHSMDYGFDSPYSSEARTKGIDVPDWKKLLGMRLTGGKVDDITVVVGKAVKLAV; this is translated from the exons ATGCTGCAACCACTTCTAAAGGTTCAGCAACAGTGTAG AATTGTGGCTATGATGCAACAAAACGGAATTCTTAAGGTAGCAAATGTCGGAGACTGTGGACTGCGTGTCATTCGCAAAG GACAAGTAATGTTTACGACATGCCCTCAAGAACATTACTTTGATTGCCCTTATCAACTCAGCTCAGAAGCTACAACGCAAACATACCTAGATGCTGTG GTTAGCACTGTCGGATTAGTGGAGGGAGACGTAATAGTCATGGGATCTGATGGGCTTTTCGACAATGTTTATGATCGGGAAATAGTATCAACTATTGGCAGCAACAATGACGTTACTGAAGCTG CCAAGGCGTTAGCTAGGCTGGCTCGAGATCATTCAATGGACTACGGTTTTGATTCCCCTTATTCATCAGAAGCCCGTACCAAG GGTATTGACGTACCAGATTGGAAGAAGTTGTTGGGCATGAGGCTAACAG GAGGAAAAGTAGACGATATCACGGTTGTGGTTGGTAAAGCTGTAAAGTTAGCTGTTTGA